In Rhopalosiphum padi isolate XX-2018 chromosome 3, ASM2088224v1, whole genome shotgun sequence, the genomic stretch aaaaaatatgtgtatcctaattaattatgtatttcatatatCACAACCTGTATATAACTAATGGCCTTTGTTGTCGGTGTTTTTAagatcaagaaaaaaaaaaaaaattgttaatttttaaattggaaaatattaaaattagatacatatttaaagaataaatatataaatttaagtaaaaacttaaaataaaaattggaaatacatattgtattggaggaaaaaaaataaatctatttggGAAAccttataatgcataatatacaatatcaaaTACGAAAAAATAGACACGATATTTcatactaaattgtatattggtattattggtattatatgtatgtatttgtatttaattggaaaaaaaacaaagtggtccggaaattatattttttcttaattcaaCAGAATGATACAAAACGAACTAAATCGTTTATTTGACCCAATTATTTGtgctttaattatttcaaacaatataatttattttttattgaaaatttgataatgatatatttgaattaaaaataaattgtttattattttattattgtatatattatatagtgtatatacaattttaattgttattattattctatatgtgCATAAATATATCTAAACGGTTTAAATCATGAATAAATacgcaatattatttttctttgtattgAGCTGAGGCATCAAGAATGATATGTTagttttgtaaaactattttattaaatttatgccACCATAAATATATGCTtaattatatacagtaaaataatataatatatcatattattatcgaattattaaaatacgtaaatgaagtaaattatatttattttcccaCATAATTgtttttgcgtaaaaattcccattaTTCTTGATTTTTTCTTTCTAATTTGGCGCCCGCTAATTGGTTATATTAACActgaaaagtaataaaaaccCCCCAGAATCAGTGaactaattattagttattattacaatatatattattattatatattaaataatttagaaaaatatgttcTTCTATTCTGCAAAAATgtgcaaatatttaatttctgaaataactttattatcttttttccattcaatataactatataattatgtatgtatggaTTTATTTCATACTTCCGGCAACTTTTAGAGGTTATGGATTTAAGCATGTCAAAAAActgtcataaatatatacattttttaataatttatactattgatCAGTCTTTCTGttaccaatttataaaattcagtgttgaaataaagtaataataatgataataacaaaagtGTTTGTTCTCATTGCATTTTTCACTTTATGCAATTCGAAAACCAGTTTTATGCCCAACTTACCTTTGGTACCtaagtattataacaatatttatatttttacgatttattattatattttatttttttcgaaatttttaatgaaatatgtttgtttattaattttcttgcAGGGAGAATATCGTATGATATTTGAGAAAATATACCATTGTGAATCAAAACGTTTAATTCAAATCAATTTGTATTTGAGTAAAAAGACATTAAGTGTATCTGAGTTAAAAGGAAATATAACATACTTAGTACCTTTTGACGATACTCTTacagtaagtatatatttaatacaattaataatatattatttaaatatataattagatacTTGGAGGTTGGTACTTAGTTCAAGTTAAAGGTAAATATTCAATTCTACGGAATTAAAAGTTTGATCATGAATTATTAAGTAGAATTTTTACTACCTAACACATTATTCAATTTGACTTCATTTTTGTTTTCgtgaaatttaatgaaatttacaataatatattatagaaatttagattatttactGCTTGAggaatattgttttgtatacaaTAGAATATGTCCTTGCCAATCCacatatattatgcaatgttatattttatagaagttattataaagtttataatcgtCCAGTACAACTTATTTAAaaggaaaattaatatttatattaaatttggagGATACCATTtcttgtattgtatttataaaattaataattgaatatagaaTGATTGAGTAAAAATtactatcaatttttattatttttaaacagtatttttattcatttatacaataatttcatACGCCATTATCATTGAGTTGTGACTAAAATCACTATGCTTGATGAACAATAATTTCTGTTATTACACATTGGCTgaagtagtttttaattttaagaattgaattaaaaaatgcttTACTTTATACTTGTACTATTTTAATGttcttattacataatatctaaactaatgtactattttatttatagctgGATATAAATATTGCTTCTTGGGGTTCAACTGGAGGTTGGAAACCAAATTCATTGGTTTACATTACAAAGAATGCATGTAGCAGTGGATTGAAAAAACTCTTAGGAAATGCATGGAAAAATTTAGCTAAATCATTTAACATTTCTAATACCAGTTGTCCAACACCACTAGTAATGTATaacatgattaattaattatatgcacTAACTATggattaaacaaatataatcactttaaaatcaattaattaatattaagacaACAGTTTTATCTTTAGCAACGTTCCAAAAAGGACGATTTTCttgattgattattatttattaacaaaaaaaataaatgataaaattggagagtagataatttaaaataatattattattatatttataattttcgaccaaaatcgaattttttttttatgaattaaaaacgaataaacgaAGATTGTTGAAATTGTCACCGAATTTTTATATTCtcatttattaacaaatttttatttattttacttttatttttttattaatttcaagtaCAATTTATTTGATAGGTTAAATATCTGGAAAATGTAACACAAAGctcactataaattattattttttcaatcaaaaatataataaatctttaGATACCATATtacctataaacatttaaaattataattctgacaacatttttaagaatcatgaatattaataaattaattttcgtcgaaaattcataaatcatcttatttttgtatctaagttttgaaaacCAGTTTTCATAGACATTTTAACTTCCAATTgtgattaaattattgattaaaataatgaatatcaataatttaattaatttgtaacaatttaaaaacatttttaatacgaacttaaatatttttgtataacaataacatattttatttattttaaaataagagtgACCCAAACGACACCCTAAGTACACTtctaaaatgtttagaaaataaactAAGTTGTTaccatatttttagattctgaacggagtgatgaatttattgattttacaatgatgtgttttttattttttatcaaaagtaaaaaatatccaATAGTTTACAACAGCGTCGAGAAAAACCccgaaaaaattacggaaaaacggaaatttttacgcataaccactttttgataaaatcgattttttgttttaactcaAAATCGAATCATTTAAATACTtcaaattttcaccaaatgtttatattatggtaatctattttcgattaaattttcaaaatattttgaccttttttaagcaacttatagacaattgaaattttcgacttttctaagtttttttcttaaaaggtcgataaaaaaaatttgggtatccaaaaaatctttaaaatttattaaaaggcttattataagttgaacttatcgtagtaaaaaaaaatcaaaaatcgttagtcacaatttttgtttataagcatttaaagttcaaatatttacgatatattatatcaaaatcgcgaaaatttgcaaggaattttgaagttgaaaattcataaaatttttatgatttatacttaaggttgaaaaattcaatacaagtttatccataagttttccttaaagtaattttaaaaaaaaattccagcgtcaatatagaaaacattttatgagcgtatgatattttattttttacgaaatcatgtaaaataacgatatattataatttaaatataagtaataataatatatccaactaattatcattgactgacaaatcatctccgttcagaaccgtttttcgtatacaatgatacccgtcattttACTCTCCATTTctattatacagcagagcgatacccacttgcccacatttttgttttatttttataatcgaataacttttttcattaagcgcatacaatttgaaaattgaatacctctattatggttttaaaatttcatgtaaaataaaatattaattattatatcttaaagtttataatcacgtcaacttgcaagtgaaaattttcaaaagttagtttattgtgtaaatcaaagaaaatatgtataataaataataataataaccaataaggaCCCAATTAAtacaagtaataagtaatacaactaatacaagtgataaatatcaaaaatgtatagtacttatttttgcatatttactatcaatattttctgtatataatcaatatattatttctaatcaactataaccgaatacatttaaaaaaagaaaaaatatttctcaatatttcattgaaatattttaattgaaacatttcaaatttagaACGCTAACCTCTATACATTTATGTcttatgaattttaatgttttaatattgcaACAGAGTAACTACATTTTAAATGCGTAtgccattttattatatttatcttaaaacaatttttcatctagataatgaaaaaattctCAAAGTTACAATTCTgtagataatattgtatattaccaTCCTCATGTGTtttgtaacaatttatttttgaatttttcaggGAACATATACAATAACAGATTTTGACTTGAAGGAATTGTCAGACAATAATTTTCCCAAGGTGTATTTTTACGGAAAATATAAATCGACGATTAAGTTGAAAAATGTGAAAAGTGAAATAATCGGTTGTTTTGTAATAGAGGCTAGTCTTATACGACCTTGGGAAACtccaatttgattaaatttgacaaaacactaatagaatatattattgtcataattataatgtcttttgttttatttttttcattatttggtagtatcaattaaataaactatgctAGTTACTGTAGAATATTATATCACGTTATATTTTACAGAAGAAAATAAAACTGGAGTCTTAAACATaaatgatgttattatttttaacatttttttttaagatcatCGTAGTACATCAAATGAGACAGTCATTTGTAATGAGTTTGTACTTTCTTAGAagtttatgtacaataattcaTCAATACAATTACGTTCAATGTAATAATTGATGCTTTAGAttgaatctattattattattattattatttagacacTATTATACGAATGAAATGTTCTTAAATagtatcaattttatatattaatgctAGTTTACTAGAATTCTGAACCACTGATCTAATTTATAATCCAGAACGAACCATAGTATAGAATAGTAAAGcctgtatattatgaaaatggtTGGATCcgaatattttttccattttatgcAGGATTCCATTTAATACATGCAATGTAATacatgtaatacatatttattattatacataattgacTCAGACAGAGGTTTTCAACATAAGCGTCATGGCTCACTAAGCTGTTGTTAATGGTTAGGAATGTATTATTAAGGTAGCAGtagtatctaaaaataaaattgtaatatattttaccattataaaattgtttaattcaattataatataataaaaatgaataataataataatgaataaaaaaattcaaaatattttgttgttttaatttatatttactatgtaaaatattaccaaaTAGTGGTAATAGTAAGTTATGACTCGGAATTTCATATCACATTTTTCTACTTACTTACCTCTAATGctgaacaataattaaattgcatttatattaactagacgataataatttataagtgtttaatATAGTTCatggtaatatatattaggATAATCAGctaacaaaacataaaatattatattttttactaaaataacaggagtgcactaaaaaaaaatatttaaaatttctcatTTTACGTGTGTAACGGGACACCATTATTCTCCATAAAGCGCCTAACCGATCCCGCGATGTTTTTTTACGAGACGTCGATCGCTGAGCGCGCCTATTGCAACCAATATAGTGCGTTAACGGCGACTACGATATTAAAACCACCGTGACCAGTCGATGTTAAAgtgttttgattataaaataaatttttaattatgcatCCAGAAAACATAGAACACTATCAGAAGGAACAACAAcaccaataatttaaatattattagctgATCCATATTTAAAATCTACTAAAACACAGTAGTGTATTGGTGAATAAATTTAAGGGTATACGCACCTAAAAGTAGTTGAATAAACGGAGTTCTGCTGCGCCGCCGTAATCCCGAATATCTGTAAATACGACACGGCCGCTGCCAGAAATTCGAGTTTCAACTGCGGAGCCGAAGATGCCGGGACGAGAATTGATCTCCATACAGACAGAGTACGAGTTTAATTGTATTAACGCCGCTGTATTTTTTCTCTTTCGTTTCGGTGACTGACGCTATCGCTGTACACCACCAGCCAGAGGAACCGTTCCAGCCAGCAGAGCCTTTCCAGCTAGAGAAGTGGTTCCAGTCATTCCAGCCAGAGGAGCCGTTCTAGCCCGTGGAGCCAGCTGCAGCCTATTCTTAGATCTTTGTACGGTAGAAGTATGGTTCCCCGTTAATACCGCTGTGTTAGCGTCGGTCCATACACTCCGGAGGTAAAATCGTGAGTTAACATacacgttaaattattatacgagtatttcgttttattttttattgcagcTATATAAAACAGTATATGTCAAAAGAaactattgtaaaatgtattgttatttatatgaaaataaatgtatgaatttgtaacCCGCAAACAAAACTGAATTCTAAATTACGTTACACGTGCTTGTCacaaaaatgttgttaattttttaatttgaaaatatttaaaatacatattcatagaaaaaaataaaagccatTGAAAATTTCTCATGCCCATTATTATCTCAaaacatttgaatttgaatttttttttttaatgagtatttccaatctgtatacatttaatacaataagtaaatttttaagGCTTAAAGACAATTCTGACAGGACTTTTGGATTTATGTGAAGGGGACACCCAGTGACACCACTTCAAATGTCATTACTCTTTAAAGGTTGATTGTTTAGTAAATCTCTAGGCCAGCGTCGTTTTAATTGACGTAGTGGATTGATTGGGTTAGTTAAAGAACGGAGATTGGAAATAAGTGGATTTTGATGGTTAGTTATGGCTGTGTGTAGTTTTTTGTGCGATTGAGAGACTAAATCAAAGAGAGTCGGGATTTTTAAGTCATTATGAAGGGACTGGTTGCTGATGAACCAAGGAGCGGCTGTGATGATGCGTACGTTTATAAATTGGAAGGATTGGAGTATGttaatatttgatgttttaGCTGCTCTCCAAATTTGGATGCCGCAAGTCGTGACTGGTCTTATAACTAACTGCTTGTATATTAGAATTTTGGTTTTCAAAGGAAGTTTGGAGCGTAATAGGTTTTTTTGAGAATGaagatgtaaatttaaaaatttacgtttagttttattattgctaTGATTTTTTTGTCAAGTTGGATACCTAGGTATTTAACATAGTCTTTTTGGGAGATTGTGTTGTTGTTGATGGATAGAGGATGACTGTTAATTTAGTGTAAAGTGAAGGTTATGAGGCTAAatttaaattcgtttatttttattctccaaAGGCGGAACCAGCTTTGGAGTTTTACTATATAAACCTGGAGTCGTTTAGAGAACTGATCAGAATCTGAGTGGGAGGAGATTATAGCAGTGTCGTCAGCGAATGTGACAATAAAAATCTCATCAGAGTGAGGTATATTCGAGGTGAAGATGTTTTAGAAAGTAAGAACTATGGTGTGTATGTGATGTATCATCTAAATAGTGGACCGCAAATGTGCGACTggttaaaaattacttaagttTAAGAAATAATAGGCCAGGAGGAGGCGAAATTTGTAAAGAAGTCCGTCTGACCACACTTGGTCAAATGCCTAGGCAACGTCGAAGAAaactctaatttaaaaattatacacaaataattgtGACTATAGATTTTTGATGATTTAAGTTAAGAAACTAAGAACTTGTGAGaacttttgtattaaatttccaCACATTTCttggaaacattttttatttaatattcatgaaaaaaaaacaaaaaaaaattgaaaatttgttatgactCAACAATTATCTTATTACAGGAAAAATATaggttttattacaattatgtattcttttaactaaaaaatatttattttaagtgtgatgttttattttgtagttaataaGGTGTATTTAagtaaacacttaaaaataaaaatatgaaatacataatatattggaataaaaataaaattctatttaagAATCCTATTGTGATGatgcaaaaattaatattatacataacaaacCTCATGTATTTgtaccaatttatttttgcatttttcagGGAACTTATACAATAACAGGTTTTGATTTGAAGGGAATGGCAGGTATTAACCTTCCCAAAGTGTATTTTtacggaaaatataaaattagttattgctataattataacttacataAGATTAAAACCTTATTTTTCTGGTAAGtacttagtatttatttaattgagttctatattaatacatattcaatttatatttttatgtacctacttatgacttatgtattaactgtaggtacatattatttttgtacatctTTTTACACTGTAGGTGTATTTCTAGTTATATTATTGCTTGGCAGAATGATAATtgctaagaaattaaaaaaaaaagtgtaacgAGAAAGTGACGTAATTACTTTTCtatttgaaaagtaaaataactttattacatttattaaatacaacattAAGAAAAGCTTCTAAAAATTACttgattagttaaaaattaaattgttttggttTTTAAGCTAAAATCGTTCAAATAATTtgtggtaaataatttattggtccAGTATATTGCAAACAGCTTTATAAATAGTTGGTGCTCACGCTACTATGTGAGTGTACTTAATTTTTCatactaaaaaatactaattttggtCATTTCCATGAAATTTCCTGAAATGGgcgtatatttttcattttttctgggtatttaaaattcaaaatccgGCTCTGTGAGTCTATATCTTCACATAGTATACGTGAAAAACAAGAGTAAACTAAAGTcattattagaaatttatttaaaggAAGTAAATAAGAATGTAACTATAACATTGATAACcaggtaaatataatacaatataatacaatataacataaaattcagAATTATGTAActatcgtatacaatatattgaatTCATGTGTACAAAGTAGATAAGGAAACCAAATctacaaatctaaaaaaaaaaaaattggaagcaaatacaattatacatacaatagtaTAGCTACATTACAGATATGTGCATTTCATCATCAAATAATAcggtatatatttaacaatcatTGATGAATTTTtacaagttttatattatattatatgaagtaGTCACTGGAAGGAATTAGAATTTCATAACCTTtccgaaatataattatttggaaaattaaaaaccatatacaacaaatatagaaaataaaatacttagctGTGGATGattcaaattaaacattacAGTCATTATACAACCATAGAAAGTAGTCAGAATCAACTatgcaatacaataattataaactataaattaattatatttaattataaattataaacaaaactattattattattatcatttttcgaTGATACTTATTTTCAACAATGAgagtattttatagattttcatTAGTAAGAATGTACAAAAgttatgaacaataaaatatattgatacattAAGATAAATTGACAAGATTCAGCAGTTGAGTTTTGACCTTTAAAAGTTGCtggaaatatgtatgtatttgtatttaattgaaacAAAAACAAAGTGGGTCCGGAAATTATATTTGTGcataataaattcaacaaaattatataaaaggaAGTAGGAACTAAATCATTAATTTGATCCTTTGATccaattatttgtgttttaattatttcaaacgaaatatcgtattttttttttattattgatggaTAATTTATTAgcaaatatagaaaatattataaactaatataaactttagaaaacactaaaataacattaataaattattatgtgtttgaatgcaaaattgaaaatataataatgatatatttgaattaaaaatatattttttattattatattattctctataatatattatattgtatataaaattataattgttattattattctatatgtgcataaatatatctaaacaatttaaatcatgAATGAATATGTTGACTTCAAAATAAGTACACAAATTTATTaacgaattattaaaatacttaaataaagtaaatttatatttatatttactttcacacatattattatatattatttttaactttacgacaaaattgtaattttataaaatatacatattattttgtaaacaaccAATTTTTCAAACGAACAATTTTAGACGACCTGATTCTTACGATCAGTTGACGATGCAGTACAGTCATAAATAGGTAAAGAAAATAGATTTTgtcaaataatggttttttatgtaaaaattcccattattcctgttttttttcttttaaaataggCGCCCACTTTTTGGATACTTTTACAttgtaaagtattaaaaaagtcCCCATCACTCAGAAGTTTTCCCTAAATGTCTGTTAGGAGAGATTTCAATTTCATgttttactgtatttaatattactgtttatataattaGCTCATAGACAATTATAAGCAGCATAGAAAGACAAAAGAAAACGACATATagcgtattaatttatttattaaaactacttTGTTTCTGAATGGAAGATAATACTCCGTTTTTTATTCTATGCgtgttaaacttattttaattatacaaaataaataagtatttaatattgaaaatgataCGATAAACCACGTGAGTTTGGTGAAAATTATTTACGTGTCATAAAAAACTACGTTtggttattgtattttatgtatattattcgtgTGTTTTGCGCAAGTTATGGTTTATATACAAAAGACATTTCTAAATAAACTCAACTTCTTTTGTAAGCtcttttattacctatattaatgtaaaatttcaaTACCGTTTGTACgactgttaattattttactatttagactctatatttgtataaaaaaaaaactagttaataattataattataataatatattataatttaaataataatgcctGTACCACGTTCATAGGATATCTACAACCAGTTCGCAACTCATCTGTGTATCAAGGAATAACAATTGAGAACTACCAAttcaatattatggttttaaataataattcataatctacatcataaatcataatacaacgTAATAGCTTGTAACGAAATAGGGCACTAAAATAGATGAAGTATGGATGAAATCatgtgtttgtttttattttataaatttcacgaTTAACGATCTCTTGGATAATATgactactgtataatatattgaaacggCGCATTAGATAGGCGATTTAGGTACACCATCATTATTGTGTGTGATAGTTTTTTTCGCGTACGATTTTTTAATCCGTTGAATCCGCTAAAAGTCATATtaataaacatcatattttataattaactagcTAATCACACATTACGTTgcccataatatattaataatggaaATTTGTTTACTCCTACTTAAGCTACTCCTTTAAAAGTATACTTTACAGATTTGTACACAGTCATTTGAAtggttttaacaaaatataatatacaagtctaaaatttcaatcaatcataattactattatattttccataaccaatttaaattattatatatacaaaaaatattcactatttGATATTTGCGAGTTCTTACAAAATCCTCTTTaatgtatagatttttaaaaacactttaTTTTGGCACCCTTAATCATCCactctttaataataatatgttttgatttataacttagtttatttttaattttgatataattgtaGACTTAGTGTAAGTATACACTAAAGAAATTAAACCCAATTAAAACATTCTAACACAtagtaaattttaagtatatatcaCTGTaactttatgtaatttataattgaataattaataataaattgattttaaataataataatactttatttttaaaatgtatttacattaatatgatatataaaataaaaaaaactgcattAATCTATCCATGAAGTTACAGAAAAGAAAGATTACATGAATTCGAAactgttgttattataaaatcgttggtttaaatttaattatcaattatgtttttaaattcaatttttttcaattttttttttcaactgtataacaaaattaattcaattttttctttaaacatttaatttctacttggattgtaaatattcttactgcataatactaaaaacaatatattatgctgCTTATAACTTGATTTAAACCTCACATCATGGAGTTTAATCATCCActctttaataatatgatttgttttataccttagtttattttttattttagacataATTGTAGACTTAGTGTAAATTAACactcaatatttcaaaattgattaGCGTATGCT encodes the following:
- the LOC132928015 gene encoding uncharacterized protein LOC132928015; translated protein: MIITKVFVLIAFFTLCNSKTSFMPNLPLGEYRMIFEKIYHCESKRLIQINLYLSKKTLSVSELKGNITYLVPFDDTLTLDINIASWGSTGGWKPNSLVYITKNACSSGLKKLLGNAWKNLAKSFNISNTSCPTPLGTYTITDFDLKELSDNNFPKVYFYGKYKSTIKLKNVKSEIIGCFVIEASLIRPWETPI